The Streptomyces tendae genome has a window encoding:
- a CDS encoding biotin transporter BioY — protein MSTATVTSARPGQVLADLVPASRVRDAALVLGGAAFTGLAAQIAVPVPGSPVPVTGQTFAALLVGTTLGARRGFVSLAVYALVGMAGVPWFAEGKSGMGMPSFGYILGMLLASVVVGALARRGADRSAWRTAGTMVLGSALIYAVGVPYLALATGMSASAAIAAGLTPFLIGDALKAALAMGLLPTAWKLVDKR, from the coding sequence ATGAGCACCGCCACCGTCACCTCCGCCCGGCCCGGACAGGTCCTCGCCGACCTGGTCCCCGCCTCCCGTGTCCGGGACGCGGCCCTCGTGCTCGGCGGTGCCGCGTTCACCGGCCTCGCCGCCCAGATCGCGGTGCCCGTCCCCGGCTCCCCGGTGCCGGTGACCGGACAGACCTTCGCGGCCCTGCTCGTCGGGACCACCCTCGGCGCCCGCCGCGGCTTCGTCTCCCTCGCGGTCTACGCGCTGGTGGGCATGGCCGGCGTGCCGTGGTTCGCGGAGGGCAAGTCCGGGATGGGCATGCCGTCCTTCGGCTACATCCTCGGCATGCTGCTGGCGTCCGTGGTGGTGGGCGCGCTCGCCCGCCGCGGCGCCGACCGCTCCGCCTGGCGCACAGCCGGCACCATGGTGCTCGGCTCGGCGCTCATCTACGCCGTCGGCGTGCCCTACCTGGCCCTGGCCACCGGCATGTCGGCCTCCGCGGCGATCGCGGCCGGCCTGACGCCGTTCCTCATCGGTGACGCGCTCAAGGCGGCGCTCGCCATGGGCCTGCTCCCCACCGCCTGGAAGCTCGTCGACAAGCGCTGA
- a CDS encoding ABC transporter substrate-binding protein, translated as MPAPPVPGLDRRLFLTSLLGVTAAAAGLSGCAEAGAAADEASLKAPLAMKVPPGTRLKISSFENFQQIQLKLAGLDDLPFEVADWLNIGAGPDVINAFRAKSLDLANNAGIPPIQAFYQGFDARIVAINITRKPNYLFATKPGSDIRTVADFKGKRLAFSQGQAQGVVLLRALKEAGLKQDEAELVPLTSNQFLTALQSGQVDIAPLGNSQAPAYLKQYGAKGARTIPTEVVDLLNLLWAPAEVLADRAKAAAVAAYIPYWAKGAVWQYEHPGAWNREYYVKTQNLTLDQAESITELANKPLFPPRWDEAITWEQETADLLAEGGYVKEFDVGVLFDRRFESLAAKAVPQEYRR; from the coding sequence ATGCCCGCACCGCCCGTGCCCGGCCTCGACCGGCGGCTCTTCCTGACCTCCCTGCTCGGCGTCACCGCCGCTGCCGCCGGACTGAGCGGCTGCGCCGAGGCCGGGGCCGCGGCCGACGAGGCGTCGCTGAAGGCCCCGCTCGCCATGAAGGTCCCGCCCGGCACCCGTCTGAAGATCTCCTCGTTCGAGAACTTCCAGCAGATCCAGCTGAAGCTGGCGGGCCTCGACGACCTGCCCTTCGAGGTGGCCGACTGGCTGAACATCGGGGCCGGCCCGGACGTCATCAACGCCTTCCGCGCCAAGTCCCTGGACCTCGCCAACAACGCGGGCATCCCGCCGATCCAGGCCTTCTACCAGGGCTTCGACGCGCGGATCGTCGCCATCAACATCACCCGCAAGCCCAACTACCTGTTCGCCACGAAGCCCGGCAGCGACATCCGCACGGTCGCCGACTTCAAGGGCAAGCGGCTCGCCTTCTCGCAGGGCCAGGCGCAGGGCGTGGTGCTGCTGCGCGCCCTCAAAGAGGCCGGCCTGAAGCAGGACGAGGCCGAGCTGGTCCCGCTGACCAGCAACCAGTTCCTCACCGCCCTGCAGTCCGGGCAGGTGGACATCGCCCCGCTCGGCAACAGCCAGGCTCCCGCCTATCTGAAGCAGTACGGCGCGAAGGGCGCCCGCACCATCCCCACCGAGGTGGTGGACCTTCTCAACCTGCTGTGGGCACCGGCCGAGGTGCTCGCCGACCGGGCGAAGGCCGCCGCGGTCGCCGCGTACATCCCGTACTGGGCCAAGGGCGCGGTGTGGCAGTACGAGCACCCGGGCGCATGGAACCGGGAGTACTACGTCAAGACGCAGAACCTCACCCTCGACCAGGCCGAGTCCATCACCGAGCTGGCCAACAAGCCTCTGTTCCCGCCGCGTTGGGACGAGGCGATCACGTGGGAGCAGGAGACCGCCGATCTGCTCGCGGAGGGCGGCTACGTGAAGGAGTTCGACGTCGGCGTCCTCTTCGACCGGCGCTTCGAGTCCCTCGCCGCCAAGGCCGTGCCCCAGGAGTACCGGAGGTGA
- a CDS encoding amino acid permease — MPPTSVETPTDTDGVSLSHGLKQRHLSMIALGGVIGAGLFVGSGAGIAAAGPSIVLAYALSGLLVMLVMRMLGEMSAAYPDSGSFSSHAERAIGPWAGFTAGWAFWVLLCTAVGLEGIGAAKIVTGWLPGTPEWAWVALFMVVFCGTNLAAVKNFGEFEFWFAALKVGAITLFLALGVLALAGLLPGTDSPGGSNLTELMPGGGEGLVIGLLASVFAYGGLETVTIAAAESQDPVGGVARAVRTAMWRIALFYVGSMAVIVALVPWDSPAVGEDGPYVAALDRLGIPGAGQLMNVVVLVALLSAMNANVYGASRIGYSLVERGQGPKALGRVSGGVPRVAVLASSVFGFLCVLLSYWRPDDVFAWLLNMIGAVILVVWIFTAVAQLRLRRRLERETPERLTVRMWAFPWLTWVALAGMAAVFVLMAREPDTRVQLYSTGAMTLALAAVGYARQRTRERR; from the coding sequence ATGCCCCCCACCTCGGTCGAGACGCCCACGGACACCGACGGCGTCTCCCTCTCGCACGGCCTCAAACAGCGCCACCTGTCGATGATCGCCCTCGGCGGGGTGATCGGCGCCGGACTCTTCGTCGGTTCCGGCGCGGGCATCGCCGCCGCCGGCCCCTCCATCGTCCTCGCCTACGCCCTCTCCGGTCTGCTGGTCATGCTGGTGATGCGGATGCTGGGCGAGATGTCGGCCGCGTATCCCGACTCCGGGTCCTTCTCCTCGCACGCCGAGCGGGCCATCGGGCCCTGGGCCGGGTTCACCGCGGGCTGGGCGTTCTGGGTGCTGCTGTGCACGGCGGTCGGCCTGGAGGGCATCGGCGCCGCGAAGATCGTCACCGGCTGGCTTCCGGGCACGCCCGAGTGGGCGTGGGTGGCGCTGTTCATGGTGGTGTTCTGCGGGACGAACCTCGCCGCGGTGAAGAACTTCGGCGAGTTCGAGTTCTGGTTCGCCGCCCTGAAGGTCGGCGCGATCACCCTGTTCCTGGCGCTCGGCGTGCTGGCCCTGGCCGGCCTGCTGCCGGGCACCGACTCGCCGGGCGGCTCGAACCTCACCGAGCTGATGCCGGGCGGCGGCGAAGGGCTGGTCATCGGCCTGCTCGCGTCCGTCTTCGCGTACGGCGGCCTGGAGACGGTGACCATCGCGGCAGCCGAGTCGCAGGACCCGGTGGGCGGCGTGGCGCGCGCGGTGCGCACCGCGATGTGGCGGATCGCGCTGTTCTACGTCGGCTCGATGGCCGTCATCGTCGCCCTCGTCCCCTGGGACTCCCCCGCGGTGGGGGAGGACGGCCCCTACGTCGCCGCCCTGGACCGGCTCGGCATCCCCGGCGCGGGCCAGCTGATGAACGTGGTCGTGCTGGTGGCCCTGCTGTCCGCGATGAACGCCAACGTCTACGGCGCCTCACGCATCGGCTACTCGCTGGTCGAGCGGGGCCAGGGGCCGAAGGCGCTCGGCCGGGTGTCGGGCGGGGTGCCGCGGGTGGCCGTGCTGGCCTCCTCGGTCTTCGGCTTCCTGTGCGTGCTGCTGAGCTACTGGCGGCCGGACGACGTCTTCGCCTGGCTGCTGAACATGATCGGCGCGGTGATCCTGGTCGTCTGGATCTTCACCGCCGTGGCCCAGCTGCGGCTGCGCCGCCGGCTGGAGCGGGAGACGCCGGAGCGGCTGACGGTGCGGATGTGGGCGTTCCCGTGGCTGACCTGGGTGGCGCTGGCGGGGATGGCGGCGGTCTTCGTGCTCATGGCCCGGGAGCCGGACACACGGGTGCAGCTGTACTCGACGGGCGCGATGACGCTGGCCCTGGCGGCGGTGGGCTACGCCCGCCAGCGGACACGCGAGCGCCGCTGA
- a CDS encoding TauD/TfdA dioxygenase family protein — MSDLQITKVTANIGARVSGVDLSRPLDDATVTALRGALNEHRTLLFDDVHLDDAGQQAFVRHFGDITGAHPTVPAVEGAPGVLPVDSGRGRAANNWHTDVTFVLNPPQATSLRSITIPPYGGETLIASSAAAYRDLPEPLRRLADTLWAEHTNDYDYAVPEEAVDEDEAARRAQFTSVKYRTVHPVVRVHPLTGERGLFIGGFAQRIVGLSKGESRKVLDLLQAYVTRPENVVRWRWEPNQLVLFDNRITQHYAIDNYDGLPRRLHRVTVAGDVPVGVDGKESYAIEGDASHYTSVAEVAAAAA, encoded by the coding sequence ATGTCGGACCTCCAGATCACCAAGGTCACCGCGAACATCGGCGCCCGGGTCTCCGGCGTCGACCTCTCCCGGCCGCTGGACGACGCCACCGTCACCGCGCTGCGCGGCGCCCTGAACGAGCACAGGACGCTGCTGTTCGACGACGTGCACCTCGACGACGCCGGCCAGCAGGCCTTCGTACGCCACTTCGGCGACATCACCGGCGCCCACCCGACCGTGCCCGCCGTCGAGGGCGCGCCCGGCGTGCTGCCGGTCGACAGCGGGCGCGGGCGCGCGGCCAACAACTGGCACACGGACGTCACCTTCGTCCTCAACCCGCCGCAGGCGACGTCCCTGCGCAGCATCACGATCCCGCCGTACGGGGGCGAGACGCTGATCGCCAGCTCGGCCGCCGCCTACCGCGACCTGCCCGAGCCGCTGCGCCGGCTGGCCGACACCCTGTGGGCCGAGCACACCAACGACTACGACTACGCCGTCCCGGAGGAGGCCGTGGACGAGGACGAGGCGGCCCGGCGCGCCCAGTTCACCTCCGTGAAGTACCGCACCGTCCACCCGGTGGTGCGGGTGCATCCGCTCACCGGTGAACGCGGGCTGTTCATCGGCGGGTTCGCGCAGCGGATCGTGGGGCTCTCGAAGGGCGAGTCGCGCAAGGTGCTGGACCTGCTCCAGGCCTACGTCACCCGGCCGGAGAACGTGGTGCGCTGGCGCTGGGAGCCGAACCAGCTGGTGCTGTTCGACAACCGCATCACCCAGCACTACGCGATCGACAACTACGACGGCCTGCCGCGCCGCCTGCACCGGGTGACGGTCGCCGGTGACGTGCCGGTCGGCGTCGACGGCAAGGAGTCGTACGCGATCGAGGGGGACGCCTCGCACTACACGAGCGTCGCGGAGGTCGCGGCCGCCGCGGCGTGA
- a CDS encoding ROK family protein: MLRTAAPPSPSPSPSARAADPDRRRTSARTVLRCVLEHGPVARSTIARLTGLSPASVTDHCARLVGLGLVREAAAPRRSGGVGRPHLPLDVDRSRLVVGGVHVAVPYTTVALLDLRGRVLSERRLSHPDTEPARVLERAAEGLADLLRRVPERRPLGVGLAAGGWVDREAGTVVDHPLLGWRDVPAREVLRARTGLPVHVDGHARALVDAERMFGRAARDSRSVLHLFVGNIVDAAFATHDEVHHGPRSQAGSIAHLPLAGGTEPCACGRSGCLQAELSERTLGRRAREAGICDGHDPLHVVDAAAAGHPVAARLLRERSRMAGRAVRLLTDVLNPESVVVTEVGVIHRPDCLAALRGELDAARAATVTPTSFPDSVLAVAGGSVALDVLYRDPLSVSPERI, from the coding sequence ATGCTTCGTACCGCGGCACCTCCCTCTCCTTCCCCCTCTCCCTCGGCGCGTGCCGCCGATCCCGACCGGCGGCGGACCAGTGCCCGCACGGTGCTGCGCTGCGTGCTGGAGCACGGGCCGGTGGCGCGCAGCACGATCGCGCGGCTCACCGGGCTGTCGCCGGCCTCCGTGACCGACCACTGTGCCCGTCTGGTCGGGCTCGGCCTGGTCCGTGAGGCCGCGGCGCCCCGCCGCTCGGGCGGTGTCGGGCGGCCGCACCTGCCGCTCGACGTGGACCGGTCGCGGCTCGTGGTGGGCGGTGTCCATGTCGCGGTGCCGTACACCACGGTGGCGCTGCTCGACCTGCGCGGGCGGGTGCTGTCCGAACGGCGGCTGTCGCACCCGGACACCGAACCGGCGCGGGTGCTGGAGCGGGCCGCCGAGGGCCTCGCGGACCTCCTCCGGCGGGTGCCGGAGCGGCGGCCGCTGGGCGTCGGCCTCGCGGCCGGCGGCTGGGTGGACCGCGAGGCGGGCACCGTCGTCGACCATCCGCTGCTGGGCTGGCGCGACGTCCCCGCGCGGGAGGTGCTGCGGGCCCGCACCGGGCTGCCGGTCCATGTGGACGGGCACGCGCGGGCGCTGGTGGACGCGGAGCGGATGTTCGGGCGGGCGGCGCGGGACAGCCGCAGTGTGCTGCACCTGTTCGTCGGCAACATCGTCGACGCGGCGTTCGCCACCCATGACGAGGTGCACCACGGCCCGCGTTCGCAGGCCGGGTCGATCGCCCATCTCCCGCTGGCGGGCGGCACCGAGCCCTGCGCCTGCGGCCGGTCCGGCTGCCTCCAGGCCGAGTTGAGCGAGCGCACGCTGGGCCGGCGGGCCCGGGAGGCAGGGATCTGTGACGGACACGACCCCCTGCACGTGGTCGACGCGGCGGCGGCCGGGCATCCGGTGGCCGCGCGGCTGCTGCGGGAGCGGTCCCGCATGGCGGGGCGCGCGGTGCGGCTGCTGACGGACGTCCTCAACCCGGAGAGCGTGGTGGTCACCGAGGTCGGCGTCATCCACCGGCCGGACTGTCTCGCGGCGCTGCGCGGCGAGCTGGACGCGGCGCGGGCGGCCACGGTGACGCCGACAAGTTTCCCGGATTCCGTACTGGCCGTGGCAGGCGGATCGGTCGCTCTCGACGTGCTCTACCGGGACCCGTTGAGCGTGTCACCAGAGCGTATTTAA
- a CDS encoding ABC transporter ATP-binding protein gives MAPHTEQLTRPAVRLRGLTRSFEGRTVLDGVDLDLPAGQFTALLGHSGSGKSTLLRAIAGIDHGVAGSGTLTAPERVSVVFQDSRLLPWRRVLPNVLLGLDGKDAEERGRAALAEVGLGGRERAWPSELSGGEQQRAALARSLVREPELLLADEPFGALDALTRIRMHALLRQLWERHRPSVLLVTHDVDEAIALAERVLVLEDGRIGLDLTIDREGPHSHGAYRSRLLKALGVTEDTP, from the coding sequence ATGGCGCCGCACACTGAGCAGCTGACCCGGCCGGCCGTGCGGCTGCGCGGGCTCACCCGGTCCTTCGAGGGCCGCACGGTGCTCGACGGTGTCGACCTCGACCTGCCCGCGGGGCAGTTCACCGCGCTGCTCGGGCACAGCGGTTCCGGCAAGAGCACCCTCCTGCGCGCGATCGCGGGCATCGACCACGGGGTGGCGGGCAGCGGCACGCTTACCGCGCCCGAGCGGGTGTCGGTGGTCTTCCAGGACTCCCGGCTGCTGCCCTGGCGCCGGGTCCTGCCCAACGTGCTCCTCGGGCTGGACGGCAAGGACGCCGAGGAGCGCGGCCGGGCCGCCCTCGCCGAGGTCGGTCTGGGCGGCCGGGAACGCGCCTGGCCGAGCGAGCTGTCGGGCGGCGAGCAGCAGCGGGCCGCCCTGGCCCGGTCCCTGGTGCGGGAGCCGGAACTGCTGCTGGCGGACGAGCCGTTCGGGGCGCTGGACGCGCTGACCCGGATCAGGATGCACGCGCTGCTGCGGCAGCTGTGGGAGCGGCACCGGCCGTCGGTGCTGCTGGTGACGCACGACGTGGACGAGGCGATCGCCCTCGCGGAGCGCGTGCTGGTCCTGGAGGACGGCCGGATCGGGCTGGACCTGACGATCGACCGCGAGGGCCCGCACTCCCACGGCGCGTACCGCTCCCGGCTGCTGAAGGCGCTCGGCGTCACCGAGGACACCCCGTGA
- a CDS encoding LLM class flavin-dependent oxidoreductase: MPGQLHLNAFLMNTGHHEASWRLPESDPYAHVDLDHHIRLARIAERGTFDSLFLADGPQLWNTVAQRPAGALEPLTLLTALATATEHIGLIATASTSYNSPYNLARKFASLDVVSRGRAGWNIVTTAGAEAARNFGLDAEPAHAERYARAAEFLDVARLLWDSWEDDTIVADKAAGVWGDDAKIHPPRHRGRYFRVEGALNVPRTPQGYPLLVQAGSSEDGKRFAARYAEAVFTAQQTLADAQAFYADLKARTAAAGRDPDHIKVLPGIVPVVGSTEEEARRLEQVLEEHIVHEHGVRRLEDLLRLAPGTLDPDGELPDGLPSEDDIEGAKSRYTLIVELARRERLTVRQLIGRLGGGRGHLTFAGTPEQVADTIERWFTAGAADGFNIMPAVLPSGLETFVDQVVPILRARGLFRTEYGPRRTLRERYGLPRPANQHVTPHAPEPAPAAALV, from the coding sequence ATGCCAGGACAGCTCCACCTCAACGCCTTCCTCATGAACACCGGCCACCACGAGGCGTCGTGGCGACTGCCCGAGAGCGATCCGTACGCACACGTCGACCTGGACCACCACATACGGCTGGCCCGCATCGCCGAACGGGGCACGTTCGACTCGCTGTTCCTCGCCGACGGTCCCCAGCTGTGGAACACGGTGGCCCAGCGTCCCGCCGGGGCGCTGGAGCCGCTCACCCTGCTCACCGCGCTGGCGACGGCCACCGAGCACATAGGGCTGATCGCGACGGCGTCCACGTCGTACAACTCGCCCTACAACCTGGCCCGCAAGTTCGCCTCGCTGGACGTCGTCAGCAGGGGCCGGGCCGGCTGGAACATCGTCACCACCGCCGGGGCCGAGGCGGCCCGCAACTTCGGCCTGGACGCGGAGCCCGCGCACGCCGAACGGTACGCGCGCGCCGCCGAGTTCCTGGACGTCGCCCGGCTGCTGTGGGACAGCTGGGAGGACGACACGATCGTCGCCGACAAGGCGGCGGGCGTGTGGGGCGACGACGCGAAGATCCACCCGCCGCGCCACCGGGGCAGGTACTTCCGGGTCGAGGGCGCGCTCAACGTGCCGCGCACCCCGCAGGGTTACCCGCTGCTGGTGCAGGCCGGGTCGTCGGAGGACGGCAAGCGGTTCGCGGCGCGGTACGCGGAGGCCGTGTTCACCGCCCAGCAGACCCTGGCCGACGCGCAGGCGTTCTACGCCGACCTCAAGGCCCGTACGGCGGCGGCCGGGCGCGACCCGGACCACATCAAGGTGCTGCCCGGCATCGTGCCCGTGGTCGGCTCCACCGAGGAGGAGGCGCGGCGCCTTGAGCAGGTGCTGGAGGAGCACATCGTGCACGAGCACGGGGTGCGCCGCCTGGAGGACCTGCTGCGTCTCGCCCCGGGCACGCTCGATCCGGACGGCGAACTGCCGGACGGGCTGCCCTCGGAGGACGACATCGAGGGCGCCAAGAGCCGCTACACGCTGATCGTGGAGCTGGCCCGGCGCGAGCGGCTCACCGTGCGGCAGCTGATCGGGCGGCTGGGCGGCGGGCGCGGGCACCTGACCTTCGCGGGCACGCCCGAGCAGGTCGCCGACACCATCGAGCGGTGGTTCACCGCAGGCGCCGCCGACGGCTTCAACATCATGCCGGCGGTGCTGCCGTCCGGCCTGGAGACCTTCGTCGACCAGGTCGTGCCGATCCTGCGCGCCCGCGGCCTGTTCCGCACCGAGTACGGCCCCCGGCGGACCCTGCGCGAGCGCTACGGACTGCCGCGCCCCGCCAACCAGCACGTCACCCCGCACGCCCCCGAGCCGGCCCCCGCGGCCGCGCTCGTCTGA
- a CDS encoding ABC transporter permease → MTAVTTTTTTTAPAPPAAVEEEEHQVRRRRRLSPGRRLPATRLAGPLLVLLLWAAASAAGRLDPGAIPAPWTVVETGVRLWTDGTLANDVLTSLRRAGAGFAIGLTGGIVLALASGLSRTGEALIDGSVQLNRAVPTLGLIPLFILWLGIGETFKIAIIAIVVYIPIYLNTHSALSGIDHRFVELAEVQGLSRFAFVRQVVVPGALPGFFVGLRLGVTGSWLGLVVLEQINATSGLGYMMFQAQNYGQTDVILVGLVVYGLFGLVSDTAVRAIERRVLSWRRTLSS, encoded by the coding sequence GTGACCGCCGTGACCACGACCACGACCACGACCGCACCCGCACCGCCCGCCGCCGTCGAGGAGGAGGAACACCAGGTACGGCGACGACGGCGGCTGTCCCCCGGCCGGCGGCTGCCCGCCACCCGCCTCGCCGGCCCGCTGCTGGTGCTGCTGCTGTGGGCCGCCGCCTCCGCCGCCGGCCGGCTGGACCCCGGGGCGATCCCCGCGCCCTGGACGGTGGTGGAGACCGGGGTCCGGCTGTGGACCGACGGCACGCTGGCGAACGACGTCCTCACCTCGCTGCGGCGCGCGGGCGCCGGGTTCGCGATCGGTCTGACCGGGGGCATCGTGCTCGCCCTGGCGTCCGGGCTGAGCCGGACCGGTGAGGCGCTGATCGACGGGAGCGTGCAGCTCAACCGCGCGGTGCCGACGCTCGGCCTGATTCCGTTGTTCATCCTCTGGCTGGGCATCGGCGAGACCTTCAAGATCGCGATCATCGCCATCGTCGTCTACATCCCGATCTACCTGAACACCCACTCCGCGCTGTCCGGCATCGACCACCGGTTCGTGGAACTGGCGGAGGTGCAGGGCCTGTCCCGGTTCGCCTTCGTCCGGCAGGTCGTCGTGCCCGGCGCCCTGCCCGGCTTCTTCGTCGGGCTGCGGCTCGGCGTCACCGGGTCCTGGCTGGGCCTGGTCGTCCTCGAACAGATCAACGCCACCAGCGGACTCGGCTACATGATGTTCCAGGCGCAGAACTACGGCCAGACGGACGTCATCCTCGTCGGTCTCGTCGTCTACGGCCTCTTCGGCCTGGTCTCCGACACCGCCGTCCGCGCGATCGAACGGAGGGTGCTGTCATGGCGCCGCACACTGAGCAGCTGA